TGAGCCGCGAGCACCTCTCCTGTCTGCCGCCGACCCTCGCCCTGCGCAAGGAGGCCGAGGAAGCCCTGAAGGCGGCGGCCGTCGCGCCCACCGAGGCCGTGCTGCGCCGCATCCTGACGGCGGTCAACGACAAGATCCGTGCGGCGCTGCGCACCCCGCTGGAGGGCCCGCCGCTCAACCTCACCCCGTACGACATCGACGAGCGGGCCCGTGAGTGGCGGGAGCGGCACGGCGGTTGAGCGGACGCGGCGTCCGGTGCGGCCCGCCGTCACCCCTCCGGTCCCAGGCGGACGCGCAGGAACCGCGGGCGGTACAGGGCGACATCCCCGTTGAGCCGCGCGTCGGGCGGGACACCGGGCGGGCCGAGCCAGTTGACGTCGTAGCTGAGCAGCAGCCGGCCGTTCGCGGTGAACTCCGGGTGGGCCTGGGGGTTGCAGACGACGACGTGCCGCGGGTCGGGCGCGGGCGGGCGGGGCGGGGTGAGGTGCCCGTGCGGGCCGTGCCAGGGGCCCTGGGGTGAGCAGGCCCAGTAGCTGGTGAGGGAGCGCATCCCGGCCGAGCCGTCTCCCCCGGTATCCATGGTGAACAGCACCCAGGCCGGGCCGTCGCGGACGACGGTGAAGGCACTGCCGACGCCCCGCCGGCCGCCCGCCCGCAGCACCGGCCGGGCCCGCTCGGGCCGCCGTTGCCACCGGCCGCCGTCCCAGAACCGCCAGCCGCCCCGGTCGGCGAGCCGCCCGGCCGGGACCCGGGCGAGCCAGGCACCGGAGCCGGGGGCGGACGGCGGGTCGTCACCGCCGAAGACGTACGTCCAGCCGTGGTGCCGGACCGCGGCGGCCCCGTAGAGGACCCGCTCGCCCGGGTCGGCGGCGGTCCGCCCGACGGTCTCGCGGATGCTCTCCAGCCGCAGGTCGGGCAGCGAGAGGGTGGCGACCTCGGTGGCGCGAGGCACCCCGAAGACCCACGGGCCCGTGCCGGGGGCCCGGTTCCACAGCAGGACCCGGACGACCTTCCGGCCCGTTCCGGGCGTGCGGGGTTCCACCGCGGCCCGCACCGGCCAGCGCAGGCCGCCGCCCGGCGGGTCGGGGAAGAACGGCCCCGGGGCGGACGGCGGGCCGCCGGTCAGGGTGCGCTGCAGCCGGCCCGAACGGGACATCAGCACGGCGGAGTTGTGCCGCAGGAGCGGCGTTCCACCGCCGTCGGCGGTGCGGCGGCGCGGCCCGGCCCGCCGGCCGGACGGGGACCGGACCCGGTCGAGGTAGGTGTCGGAGAAGAGCCAGAGCGTACGGCCGTCGGGGAGGCGCACCGAGTGGGTGCCGTCGCCGCCGGTCCAGTCGTCTGTCCGGGTGTTGTCGTCGCCGTAGCGGGCGAACGCGGCGGTGCGGCGGGAGTCGACCGACCAGGAGGCGATCCGGCGTCCGGTGCAGTGCGCGACGCGGTCGGGCGCGGCGTCTCCCGGCAGCGTCCAGAGGGGGGCGGTGGCGGCCAGCAGCAGGGCCGCGGCGGTCGTGGTGCGCGGGCTCGGTGCCGTGGGCATCGCGTTCCTCGGTCGGGTGCGGCGCCTACCGTACAGAACCGGTCAGTGACGCATAGATGTGAACATCCATGAGTGGTCAACGAGTGCAACGTCACAGCTGGAGCCCCTGCTCCAGCTAACGGTCGTTCGCTTAGCCTGCTGCCATGACCGCCGAGTCCACCGAACTTCCCCTGGCCGCGGCCTTCCCTGACGCCGACCGAGAGCAGTGGCAGCGCCTCGTCGAAGGTGTGCTGCGCAAATCGGGCGTCGCGCAGGCAACGGGTGCCGCCGCCGAGGACACCCTCGCCACCGACCTCCAGGACGGGATCCGCATCCGCCCGCTGTACACCGCCGAGGACGGCGCGGCCCCCGTGGGCCACCCCGGTTTCCCGCCGTTCGTACGCGGCGGGAGTCCCGAAGGCACGACCGTGGCCGGGTGGGACGTACGCCAGCGGCACGTGCTGACCGATCCGCGGCGCGCCAACGAAGCGGTGCTCGCCGACCTGGAGAACGGCACCACCTCGGTCTGGCTGACCGTCGGGGACGGCGGGGTGCCGGTGGCCGGTCTGGCCGAGGCGCTCAAGGGCGTCTATCTGGACCTGGCCCCGGTGGTTCTGGACGCGGGCGCCGATTTCGCCCCGGCCGCCGAGGAGTTGCTGCGCCTGTACGCCGAGGCGGGTGTGCCGCCGGCCGAGGCGGTCGCCTCACTGGGCGCCGATCCGCTCGGTCTGCTGGCCCGTACCGGCGACGACAGCAAGCTGCGGGTGCAGCTGGAGGCGGCGGCCCGGCTGGCCGGCCGCTGCGTCGCCGACGCGCCGGGGGTGCGCGCGCTGACCGTCGACGCGCTGCCGTACCACGAGGCGGGCGGTTCGGCCGCCGAGGAACTGGGTGCCTCACTGGCCACCGGCGTGGCCTATCTGCGGCAGCTGACCGGCGCCGGGCTGCACGTCGACGACGCCTGCCGGCAGCTGGAGTTCCGCTACGCCGCCACCGCCGACCAGTTCCTGACCATCGCCAAGCTGCGCGCCGCGCGCCGGCTGTGGGCGCGGGTCGCGGAGGTCTGCGGCGTCTCGCCGGAGGCGTCCGCACAGCGTCAGCACGCGGTCACCTCCACGGTGATGATGACCCGTCGGGACCCGTGGGTGAACATGCTGCGCACCACCGTCGCGGGGCTGTCCGCCGGTGTGGGCGGCGCGGACGCGGTGACGGTGCTGCCGTTCGACGCGGCGCTCGGTGTGTCCGACGCGTTCGCCCGCCGGATCGCCCGCAACACCCAGTCGGTGCTGCTGGAGGAGTCGCACCTGTCCAAGGTGATCGACCCGGCGGGCGGCTCCTGGTACGTGGAGCGCCTCACCGACGAACTGGCCCGCGCCGCCTGGTCGTTCTTCCAGGACATCGAGGGCGCCGGCGGTCAGGCCGAGGCGCTGCGCTCCGGGATGCTCGCCGACCGCCTCGCGGACACCTGGGCGCGCCGCAGCGCGGACCTGGCGCACCGGCGTGAACCGATCACCGGCGTCAGTGAGTTCCCGCACCTCGCCGAGGCGCCGGTGGACCGCGAGCCGGCGCCCGCCCCGGTCGGCGGGGGGTCTCCCCGGACGGGGTCCGGGGGCGGGCTGCCGCGGGTGCGCAGGGACGATGCGTACGAGCGGCTGCGGTCGCGCTCGGACGCCCACCTGGCGGCGTCCGGCGACCGGCCGAAGGTGCTCCTGGCGGGCTTCGGCCCGGTCGCGGCGCACACCGCCCGGGCGGCCTTCGCCGCCAACCTCTTCCAGGCGGGCGGCATCGAGCCGGTGCAGGAGACGGTGGACGCGGAGTCGGTGGCCGGGGTCTTCGCCCGCAGTGGCGCGCGGATCGCCGTGCTGTGCTCCAGCGACGCGGTGTACGGCGAGCAGGCGACGGCCGTGGCGGCCGCGCTGAAGTCGGCCGGGGCGCTGCGGGTGTACCTGGCCGGCAAGCCGGGCGAGCGCCGGGAGGAATTCGAGGCGGCCGGGGTGGACTCCTTCGTCTTCGCCGGCTGCGACGCGGTCGAGGTGCTGTCCTCGGCCCTGGACGTCATGGAGGTGGCGTGATGGTGGAGATCCCGGACTTCAGCACCGTGGAGCTGGGCACGCCGGACGCCTCGTCCGGTGACGGCCGGTGGGCGGAAGCGGTGGCGCGGGCCACCGGCAAGGATGTCGCGGACCTGACCTGGGAGACGCCCGAGGGCATCGACGTCAAGCCGCTCTACACCGAGGCGGACCTGGCGGGGCTGGACTTCCTGGGGACGTACCCGGGGATCACGCCGTATCTGCGCGGCCCGTACCCGACGATGTACGTCAACCAGCCGTGGACCATCCGGCAGTACGCCGGCTTCTCCACCGCCGAGGAGTCCAACGCCTTCTACCGCCGCAACCTCGCGGCGGGCCAGAAGGGCCTGTCGGTCGCCTTCGACCTGCCCACGCACCGCGGTTACGACAGCGACCACCCGCGGGTGACCGGCGACGTCGGCATGGCGGGCGTCGCCATCGACTCGATCTACGACATGCGGCAGCTCTTCGCGGGCATCCCGCTGGACAAGATGACGGTGTCGATGACGATGAACGGCGCGGTGCTGCCCGTTCTCGCCCTCTACATCGTGGCGGCGGAGGA
The sequence above is a segment of the Streptomyces lydicus genome. Coding sequences within it:
- a CDS encoding DUF1992 domain-containing protein, which codes for MTERKPPGVTFESWVDRQIREATERGDFARLPGAGKPLPHLDQPYDEMWWIKEKMSREHLSCLPPTLALRKEAEEALKAAAVAPTEAVLRRILTAVNDKIRAALRTPLEGPPLNLTPYDIDERAREWRERHGG
- a CDS encoding DUF4185 domain-containing protein, with translation MPTAPSPRTTTAAALLLAATAPLWTLPGDAAPDRVAHCTGRRIASWSVDSRRTAAFARYGDDNTRTDDWTGGDGTHSVRLPDGRTLWLFSDTYLDRVRSPSGRRAGPRRRTADGGGTPLLRHNSAVLMSRSGRLQRTLTGGPPSAPGPFFPDPPGGGLRWPVRAAVEPRTPGTGRKVVRVLLWNRAPGTGPWVFGVPRATEVATLSLPDLRLESIRETVGRTAADPGERVLYGAAAVRHHGWTYVFGGDDPPSAPGSGAWLARVPAGRLADRGGWRFWDGGRWQRRPERARPVLRAGGRRGVGSAFTVVRDGPAWVLFTMDTGGDGSAGMRSLTSYWACSPQGPWHGPHGHLTPPRPPAPDPRHVVVCNPQAHPEFTANGRLLLSYDVNWLGPPGVPPDARLNGDVALYRPRFLRVRLGPEG
- a CDS encoding methylmalonyl-CoA mutase subunit beta, with protein sequence MTAESTELPLAAAFPDADREQWQRLVEGVLRKSGVAQATGAAAEDTLATDLQDGIRIRPLYTAEDGAAPVGHPGFPPFVRGGSPEGTTVAGWDVRQRHVLTDPRRANEAVLADLENGTTSVWLTVGDGGVPVAGLAEALKGVYLDLAPVVLDAGADFAPAAEELLRLYAEAGVPPAEAVASLGADPLGLLARTGDDSKLRVQLEAAARLAGRCVADAPGVRALTVDALPYHEAGGSAAEELGASLATGVAYLRQLTGAGLHVDDACRQLEFRYAATADQFLTIAKLRAARRLWARVAEVCGVSPEASAQRQHAVTSTVMMTRRDPWVNMLRTTVAGLSAGVGGADAVTVLPFDAALGVSDAFARRIARNTQSVLLEESHLSKVIDPAGGSWYVERLTDELARAAWSFFQDIEGAGGQAEALRSGMLADRLADTWARRSADLAHRREPITGVSEFPHLAEAPVDREPAPAPVGGGSPRTGSGGGLPRVRRDDAYERLRSRSDAHLAASGDRPKVLLAGFGPVAAHTARAAFAANLFQAGGIEPVQETVDAESVAGVFARSGARIAVLCSSDAVYGEQATAVAAALKSAGALRVYLAGKPGERREEFEAAGVDSFVFAGCDAVEVLSSALDVMEVA